Proteins found in one Drosophila kikkawai strain 14028-0561.14 unplaced genomic scaffold, DkikHiC1v2 scaffold_100, whole genome shotgun sequence genomic segment:
- the LOC138929289 gene encoding uncharacterized protein, with amino-acid sequence MADLPEDRVSASYAFQVTGLDFCGPFYHKSEVRNKAPIKCYVCIFICFSTKAVHLELVQDLSTSAFLSALRRFILIRGKPARIWSDNATNFVGAKNELADLKRLFLNASHQTAIDEFCLTDSIEWRFIPPRSPHFGGLWEAAVKTAKYHFYRSVGPAILPADDLRTLVCHIAAIINSRPLVSLSEHPGDLDVLTPAHFLGTAPLALFPEPDYTNLNLNRLDRWQKIRFYQQLFWSRWKKEYLTLLQQRSKWRTQKTDVQLGDVVLVKDENLPSLKWPLARVVNLVAGSDNVARVAVLKTATGLINRAVAKLCVLPKQDEVESPCLPTGGECLVMQPAPDDPAAKQQQ; translated from the coding sequence ATGGCGGATCTTCCGGAGGACCGCGTCAGCGCATCTTACGCCTTCCAGGTGACTGGACTGGATTTTTGTGGCCCTTTCTATCACAAGTCGGAAGTTCGGAATAAGGCACCCATCAAGTGCTACGTCTGCATTTTTATCTGCTTTTCCACAAAGGCTGTTCACCTCGAGCTGGTCCAGGATCTCTCCACTTCAGCGTTTCTTAGCGCATTGAGGCGCTTTATATTGATTCGTGGCAAGCCTGCCCGCATATGGTCGGACAATGCGACTAATTTTGTAGGCGCTAAGAACGAGTTGGCTGATCTAAAGCGATTGTTCCTGAATGCCAGCCACCAAACCGCAATAGATGAATTCTGCTTGACTGACAGTATCGAATGGCGATTTATTCCTCCTCGCTCACCCCACTTTGGAGGTCTATGGGAGGCGGCTGTGAAGACTGCGAAGTACCACTTCTACCGATCTGTTGGACCTGCGATACTGCCCGCTGATGACCTGCGCACTCTCGTTTGCCACATCGCGGCAATCATTAATTCTCGTCCTTTAGTCTCACTTTCAGAACACCCTGGCGATCTTGATGTGTTGACACCGGCGCACTTCTTGGGTACTGCTCCTCTGGCCTTGTTTCCTGAGCCTGACTACACTAATTTGAACCTCAATCGGTTGGATCGCTGGCAGAAAATTCGTTTTTACCAGCAACTGTTCTGGTCCCGCTGGAAAAAGGAGTACCTGACGCTCCTTCAGCAGCGCTCCAAGTGGCGCACACAGAAGACGGATGTTCAACTCGGTGATGTCGTTCTGGTTAAGGACGAAAACCTGCCCTCCCTCAAGTGGCCACTAGCTCGAGTGGTCAACCTCGTCGCTGGATCCGACAATGTGGCTCGAGTCGCTGTGCTGAAGACCGCCACTGGCCTCATCAATCGCGCAGTTGCTAAGCTGTGTGTGCTGCCGAAGCAGGATGAAGTTGAAAGCCCTTGTCTTCCAACGGGGGGAGAATGTCTGGTTATGCAGCCCGCACCTGATGACCCAGCggctaaacaacaacaataa